The following is a genomic window from Bosea sp. RAC05.
CACCTCCCAGGGCTTGAGATTGTCCGAGAGCGAGATTGCGCAGAAATCGCCGCCCAGTGGCGCGCCGGCCTTTGCCGCCGCCGCCAGCATCGCGGTGACGCCGGGCTCGATCGCGATCGGCAGGGACAGCCAGGCCGGATCGCCCGCCTCCAGCGCCTCGAACACGGCCGCCGCCATGGCGAAGACGCCGGGGTCGCCGCCGGAGACGACCGCGACGGTCTTCCCCGCCGCCGCCAGCTGCAGCGCATGGGTCGCCCGGTCGATCTCGACGCGGTTGTCGGAGGCGTGCTTCGTCTGGCCGTCGCGCGCTTGGATGCGGTCGAGATAGGGCCCGTAGCCGATCAGGTCGGAGGCGGCCTCGATCGCGGCCTGCGCCGCCGGCGTCAGCCACTGCGCCGGCCCGGGGCCGAGGCCGACAATGGTGAGGGAGCCGCTCACAGCCGCCGCCCCTCGCCGGGAACCAGCACCATCGAGAAATAGGGCGCCTCTGCGTCGCCGCGCTCGCTGAGGCGGATGATCGCCTGTCCAGCCATCGTCGCCTGCTCGACATAGATCGCCCGTTCGATCAGTCCCGTCGCCTCCAGCGCGCGGCGCACCTTGGGCAGGTTGCGGCCGAGCTTCATGATCACCGCCGCGTCCGTATCGCCGAGGCGCCGCACCAGCTCGGCCTCGGGCAGCGTGCCCGGCAGCACTGTCAGGATGTCGTCGCCCCAGGTGATCGGCGCGTTGGCGCGCGTCCAGGCGCCAGCCATGCCGGTGACGCCCGGCACGACCTCGGTCGGGAAGCGATGCGCCAGCCGCCGCCAGAGATGCATGAAGGAGCCGTAGAAGAACGGGTCGCCATCGCAGAGCACCGCGACGCTGCGCCCGGCCTCCATCTCGGCGGCGAGCAGCGCCGCGGATTCGTCGTAGAACTGCGTGATCGGGCCGCTATAGCCCTCGTCCTCGACCGGGACCTCGATCGTCACCGGGAAGGCGAGCGCGATCTCGCGGGCGGCATCTTGCCCGACGACGGCGTCCGCCGTGATGCGGGCATGGCCACGCCGGCCGCGCTTGCAGAAATGCACCAGCCGGTCGGCGCTCAGGATGATGTCGCGGGCGCGCACGGTCATGTAGTCAGGGTCGCCGGGGCCGAGGCCCACGCCGAACAAAAGTATCTTTCCCAAAGGATTCTTGGCCGGCTCGAAGCTCACCGGCTCACTCCTTCTCTTGCGCCAGCGCGTTGACGGCCGCTGCCGCCATCGCCGAGCCGCCGCGCCGCCCATGGACGACCAGGAAGGGCACGCGCCCGTCCTGCGCCAGCGCCTGCTTCGATTCCGCCGCGCCGACGAAGCCGACGGGGATGCCGATCACGGCAGCCGGCTTGGGCGCACCGGCATCGAGCATCTCCAGCAGCCGGAACAGCGAGGTCGGCGCATTGCCGATGACGACGAGCGCGCCCGCCAGATGCGGCCGCCACAGCTCCATCGCTGCGGCCGAGCGCGTCGTGCCCATCTCGGCGGCCAGCGGCGCGGTGCGGGGATCGTCGAGCGTGCAGATCACCGGGTTGCGCGCCGGCAGGCGGGACGGCGTCACGCCATTGGCGACCATCTTGGCGTCGCAGAGGATCGGCGCACCCTCCTTCAGCGCGGCTTCGGCGGCACCCGCGAAATCGGGCGACATCTCCACATCGTCAGGCAGGTCGGTCATGCCGCAGGCATGGATCATCCGGACCACGACATGGGCGGCGCGACCCACAAAGCGCGAGAGATCGGCCTCGGCCCGGATGATCGCGAAGGAGCGCTCATAGATCGCCCCGCCATCGCGGATATAGTCGTAACCCGTCGTCACTTGGTCGGTCCTGAAAGCCGGCCCGCCGCGCTCAGGCGGGCATGAAGGTCCTGTCCGGGCTGCAATCGCGTCAGCAGGGCGGAAAGGTCAAGGGTGGCGAGGGCGCTGTCCCGCGCGGCGCCGCCGATGACGATGCGGTAGCGCCCGCCCTCGCCGACCAGCGTCAGATCGCTGGCGCCCGGCCGCGCGCAGGATTTGACGCACCCCGAGACATGCAGGGTCAGGCCCCCGGCGAGGTCAGGTGCCAGCACTTGGGCGAGCCGCGCCGCATCCGCCATCGCCGGAGCCTCCGCCCGGCTGCAGGCGGGCACGCCGGCGCAGGCCTGCACCGACAGGCGCGGGTCGTCGTCACGCGTGATCAGGCCGTCCGCCGCCGCGCTTTCGAGCAGGGTCGTCGCATCGGGCTGCGACAGCCCGCGAAAGGCGATCCCGCGCCAGGGCGAGAGGCGAATCTCCGGGCAGCCCAGCCTCGCGGCCGCTTGTGCGAGACGGTCGAGCGTCGCGGCCGCCGCGCGACCGAAGGGCAGCCCGACCAGCGCGGCGCAACTGTCGCCGAGTGCAAACAGCCCGGCCCGCCGGGGCGCGGGGCGCTGTGGCAGCGGCTCTGTCGCAGGAAGATCGCAGAGCGCCGCCAGCTCCGCGGCCGCGAGATCGCCCATGCGGCGGATGGTGTCGGGCGCCTGCGCCCGTCGCGCGGCGAAGCGGGCCATAGCCCGGGCGACGGCGGATCCGGCCTCGCCTTCAGCGACGGGGCCGAACCAGAGCCTGTCGGCCAGCGCGATCACCACCCGCCCCGGCGCGGTCGCGACGATGCGGATGTCCCCCGCGAAGGCCTCGAGGGATGATTCGCCGCCCCCATCGACGATGACGGCGAACTTGGCAGGCAGGCCGGAGATCTCGCGCCCGCGCACCTCGATCTCGGTCGCAAGGGCGAGAGCATCGATCAGGTCGCTGGAGCCGGCGGGCGAGGATGGAGGCTGGACGCGTGAACGCGTCATTGCGAGCGAAGCGAAGCAATCCAGCCCGGACGCGCTCGACGCCGCCTGGATTGCTTCGTCGTTTCGCTCCTCGCAAAGACGGGGGAGGCACGCCAGCGGCGAGACCAGAGTCAGCCTTTGCGGGCCGTCGCCGTCATGCTCGTCGACCAGCCGCTCCGCCAGCAGCGTCGTAACCAGCGCCGGATGGCTGTCCGCCGTGACGCCGCGCAACTGCATGTTGCCGCGCGCCGAAATCTCGATCAGCCCGTTACCGTGCCGGGCGGCCAGCGCCGCGATGCGCCGCAGCTGGGCCGGCGTCAGGCAGGCGCCGGGCGGATGCAGCCGCACCAGCCAGCCATCGCCGGTCTCCATGGGTTTGAGCGTGCTCGGGCACCAGCCGCGCCGCAGGGTTTCGGGGGAGGGGGCGTTCATTCCGCCGCCTCCCGCGTCGCGGGCATGCCCGCCAGAAACGACCCCACCGAATTGCGCCGGCTCGTCCACAGACCGCGCCTGGCCGCATCCGCCAGCCGCGAGCGGATCGCTTCGGCGGCCGGGGCATTGGCGGCCTCGATCGCGGACCAGACGGCGGCATCGGCGCACCAGGCCTGGAACACGGCATCGAACAGCCCGTCGGAGACGGCGTCCGTGCTGGCGGCGAAGACGAAGAGCGTGTCCACCGCTTCCGCGAGTTCCGCCGCGCCGCGCCAGCCATGGGCGAGATGGGAGGCGATCCAGCGCGGATGCGTCAGCCGGCCATGGACGATGCGGGCGATGTCCTCCGCCAGCGTGCGCGCCTTCGGCGTCTCCGGGTTCGAGGAGTCGAGGCTGTAGAGCGCCGGCGCGGCCCCGAGCGACTGCGCCGCGGCCGCAAGCCCGCCGATGACGTCGGCGGCGCTCGAGGCTTCGAGAATGTCGCGCCCGGCGGTGTCGCTGACATGCACGAAGGCGTCGGCGGTCCGGATTCGGGCGGAGAAGCTGTCATCGACATGCCCCGCGCCCTCCGGGCCGCCATAGGCGTGGCTGGAGGCGGCGAGATAGGCCGCGCCCAGCTCGTCGCGGCTGGTCCAATGGCCATCGAGCGCCCGGTCGGCGACGGCCGCGCCATAGCGGCCCGGTGCGGCGCCGAAGACGCGCGCCCCGGCCTCGCCGCGACGGCGCGCGGCGGCGGGCTCGTTCCAGTCGTCCGGTTCGTCCAGCATCGCGACGGCGCGCGCCGCCGCGTCGAGCAGCGCGACCTGGCTCGGAAACGTGTCGCGGAAGGCGCCCGAGATGCGCACCGTCACGTCGATGCGCGGATGCTCGAGCTTCGGCAGCGGCGTGATCGCGAAGCCGGTGACGCGCGTCGAGGCATCGTCCCAGAGCGGCGTGACCCCCATCAGCGCCAGCGCATGGGCGATGTCCTCGCCGCCCGAGCGCAGCGTCGGCGAGGCCCAGAGATCCATCACGATCCGGCGTGGCGGCTCGCCCTCATCCTGCAGATGCCGCGCGATCACGGCCTGCGCCGCCAGCGCGCCCAGCCGCGCGGCTGCTCGGGTCGGGATCGCGCGCGGGTCGAGCGTCGAGAGGTTGCGCCCGGTCGGCAGCACGTCGGGCCGGCCGCGATGCGGTGAGCCGGCGGGGCCGGGCGGCACGAAGCGCCCGTCGAGCGCGCGCAGCAGCCCCTCGCGCTCGGCTTTGGCGGAACCCGGATCGAGCGCCGACCGGCCGAAGACATGTAAGCCGTCGCGGAAGGGCAGTTCGGCGATGTCGCAGAGATGCGCGTCGAGCCGCGTCAGCGCCTCGCTCATCGGCAGATCGGGCGTGACGCCGCAGGATTCCGCCAGCCCGCTGGCCTGGGCCCGCGCCCGGATTTCGCTCGCGACAATGTCGGCGCGACGCGGATCGAGCACCTGCGCCTGGCTGAACTCCTCGACGAGGTCGCGCAGCAGCGCCGTCTCGCCGCCAGCCCCGATCTCCGCCAGCGGTGGCGGCAGATGGCCAAGCGTCACCGCCGAGAGCCGCCGCTTGGCCGGCGCGGCCTCGCCGGGGTCGTCGACCACGTAAGGGTAGACCACCGGCAGCCCCTGCGTGACCAGCCGCGGCCAGCAGGAGGACGACAGCGCCACCGCCTTGCCCGGCAGCCATTCGGTCGTGCCATGGGTGCCCAGATGGATCAGCGCGTCGATGCCGGCCGTCTCGCGCAGCGCGCGGTAGAAGGCGAGATAGCCATGGGAGGGCGGCGCATCGGGGTCGTGATAGCGGGCTTTCCGGTCGGGCGTCGCATCGCGCGGCGGCTGCAGCGCGATGGTGAGGGCACCGTCCGCGACGGCGCGGAAGCAGAAGGCGCCGTCGCTGACGGCCGGATCGGCCTCGGGCGCGCCATGGGCGGCGAGCAGCGCCTCGCGGGCGTCGGGGGGGATGGTGGCGAGCCATGCTGAGTAGGCGTCGAGGGAGAGGGTGAGGTTGGCCGGGCCGGTGGTGAGGGCGGCCATGAGGGTTTGGCCGTCATTGCGAGCGCAGCGAAGCAATCCAGAACCGTCTCGCTCGACGTCCCCCTGGATTGCTTCGCTGCGCTCGCAATGACGGGATGGGATGTCGTACCCCGCCTCCGCCAGCAGCCTCCGGATCGCATCGACGCTCGCCGGCGTGTCGAGCCCGACCGCGAAGCCCGCCCGGCCGCCGCGCGCGGGATAATCCGACATCACCAGCGCCAGCCGGCGCTGCGCAGCCGGCTTCGACGCCAGCGCGATCCAGCTGCTGGCGAGATCTGCGAGCGCTTTGATGCCCTCCGCGTCGGGCACCAGCCGGCGCGTCGCCAGCCCCGTCGCGGGGTCGGTGGTCTCGGCCTTGAAGGCGACGGGGATGGTGCCCAGCCGTCCGTCGAATTCCGGCAGCGCCACCTGCATGGCGAGATCGGCCGCCGAGAGGCCCCGCGTCGAGGCGGCCCAGGCGTCGCGCGCACTGCCGACCGGCATCGCCTGAAACACGGGGCAATCGGCGGCATCGAGCACGAAATCGTCGCCCTCGCGCGCCGAGAAGGCGGTTGTGGCGACGATCGCCACCG
Proteins encoded in this region:
- the cobJ gene encoding precorrin-3B C(17)-methyltransferase; amino-acid sequence: MSGSLTIVGLGPGPAQWLTPAAQAAIEAASDLIGYGPYLDRIQARDGQTKHASDNRVEIDRATHALQLAAAGKTVAVVSGGDPGVFAMAAAVFEALEAGDPAWLSLPIAIEPGVTAMLAAAAKAGAPLGGDFCAISLSDNLKPWEVVTARLEAVLAADLVTCLYNPISKARPWQLRAALELAARHREPQTPVIFARAVGRPDEALRILTLAGAIEAAATADMATLVMIGASSTRLIARPGEVAPYVYTPRSVTKSPCATSQGRT
- a CDS encoding precorrin-2 C(20)-methyltransferase, whose amino-acid sequence is MSFEPAKNPLGKILLFGVGLGPGDPDYMTVRARDIILSADRLVHFCKRGRRGHARITADAVVGQDAAREIALAFPVTIEVPVEDEGYSGPITQFYDESAALLAAEMEAGRSVAVLCDGDPFFYGSFMHLWRRLAHRFPTEVVPGVTGMAGAWTRANAPITWGDDILTVLPGTLPEAELVRRLGDTDAAVIMKLGRNLPKVRRALEATGLIERAIYVEQATMAGQAIIRLSERGDAEAPYFSMVLVPGEGRRL
- a CDS encoding precorrin-8X methylmutase is translated as MTTGYDYIRDGGAIYERSFAIIRAEADLSRFVGRAAHVVVRMIHACGMTDLPDDVEMSPDFAGAAEAALKEGAPILCDAKMVANGVTPSRLPARNPVICTLDDPRTAPLAAEMGTTRSAAAMELWRPHLAGALVVIGNAPTSLFRLLEMLDAGAPKPAAVIGIPVGFVGAAESKQALAQDGRVPFLVVHGRRGGSAMAAAAVNALAQEKE
- the cobN gene encoding cobaltochelatase subunit CobN gives rise to the protein MHLLPTSEIRLEDGEDAVDLGLAAGDVVVLSFADSDLSALAAAASDCDLTVRLASLRRLRHPLSVDLLIEKTVAQSRFVLVRCLGGLDYWRYGIEQISEICRREGIALAVLPGDDRDDERLAGYGTVPPACARAILSYFHAGGGAENMRRLLAVAAGYLGRDRPPSHLAPLPLPPLFALGANAAPMSWREALATLPDRPFVPILVYRSAVSADDTATGEALVAALVARGQAPLILALTSLKDPAVTAELAALIATRQPVAIVATTAFSAREGDDFVLDAADCPVFQAMPVGSARDAWAASTRGLSAADLAMQVALPEFDGRLGTIPVAFKAETTDPATGLATRRLVPDAEGIKALADLASSWIALASKPAAQRRLALVMSDYPARGGRAGFAVGLDTPASVDAIRRLLAEAGYDIPSRHCERSEAIQGDVERDGSGLLRCARNDGQTLMAALTTGPANLTLSLDAYSAWLATIPPDAREALLAAHGAPEADPAVSDGAFCFRAVADGALTIALQPPRDATPDRKARYHDPDAPPSHGYLAFYRALRETAGIDALIHLGTHGTTEWLPGKAVALSSSCWPRLVTQGLPVVYPYVVDDPGEAAPAKRRLSAVTLGHLPPPLAEIGAGGETALLRDLVEEFSQAQVLDPRRADIVASEIRARAQASGLAESCGVTPDLPMSEALTRLDAHLCDIAELPFRDGLHVFGRSALDPGSAKAEREGLLRALDGRFVPPGPAGSPHRGRPDVLPTGRNLSTLDPRAIPTRAAARLGALAAQAVIARHLQDEGEPPRRIVMDLWASPTLRSGGEDIAHALALMGVTPLWDDASTRVTGFAITPLPKLEHPRIDVTVRISGAFRDTFPSQVALLDAAARAVAMLDEPDDWNEPAAARRRGEAGARVFGAAPGRYGAAVADRALDGHWTSRDELGAAYLAASSHAYGGPEGAGHVDDSFSARIRTADAFVHVSDTAGRDILEASSAADVIGGLAAAAQSLGAAPALYSLDSSNPETPKARTLAEDIARIVHGRLTHPRWIASHLAHGWRGAAELAEAVDTLFVFAASTDAVSDGLFDAVFQAWCADAAVWSAIEAANAPAAEAIRSRLADAARRGLWTSRRNSVGSFLAGMPATREAAE